In Candidatus Poribacteria bacterium, the following are encoded in one genomic region:
- a CDS encoding acylneuraminate cytidylyltransferase family protein, producing MMGEKVLIIIPARSGSKGFENKNIRPFAGHPLIAYSITAALFCRYASRVVVSTDSDEIAEVAKRYGAEVPFLRPAELATDASRDIEFCEHVLANIDEADAYGYIVILRPTSPIRPYGFIDAGILKLMGTPDADSLRAVTDAPATPYKMWHRRGGRLAPVLSDPDIPEAYNAPRQELPKVYWQTGHLDVIRRETIEKGSITGGYVLPQYIAPKYCVDIDTPKDFKNAEQVYKQFKSTKIVMSCDQLSASDKKDAFDAVEISTKLAAETAKHEGKRNLTGDEMVNIECSAEQRNSITF from the coding sequence ATGATGGGAGAAAAAGTTCTTATTATCATACCTGCTCGGAGCGGTTCTAAAGGCTTTGAGAACAAGAATATCCGTCCGTTCGCTGGACACCCATTGATTGCCTATTCCATCACAGCTGCGTTGTTCTGTCGATATGCCTCACGGGTTGTTGTGTCAACAGATTCTGATGAGATCGCAGAGGTTGCTAAACGCTATGGGGCTGAAGTGCCGTTCTTGCGTCCAGCAGAGCTGGCAACCGATGCCAGTCGGGATATTGAGTTTTGTGAGCATGTCCTCGCTAACATTGATGAAGCAGACGCTTATGGCTACATCGTTATTCTCCGTCCGACTTCGCCGATCCGACCATACGGGTTTATTGACGCTGGCATTTTGAAACTTATGGGCACGCCTGATGCAGATTCATTGCGTGCTGTTACGGATGCCCCCGCTACACCGTATAAGATGTGGCATCGACGGGGCGGGCGGCTCGCACCTGTATTATCTGATCCTGATATTCCTGAAGCGTATAACGCACCTCGACAGGAGTTACCAAAAGTCTATTGGCAAACGGGTCATCTCGATGTGATTCGCCGGGAGACGATAGAAAAAGGGAGCATTACAGGTGGATATGTGCTCCCGCAGTACATTGCGCCGAAGTATTGTGTGGACATCGATACCCCTAAAGATTTTAAGAATGCAGAGCAGGTTTATAAACAATTTAAATCAACCAAGATAGTGATGTCGTGCGATCAGTTATCTGCCTCTGATAAAAAAGATGCTTTTGATGCGGTTGAGATTTCTACAAAACTGGCTGCGGAAACCGCCAAGCACGAAGGAAAGCGAAATCTAACAGGTGATGAGATGGTGAATATCGAATGTTCAGCGGAACAAAGGAATTCAATAACATTTTAG